Proteins encoded within one genomic window of Rhodobacteraceae bacterium LMO-JJ12:
- a CDS encoding FAD-dependent oxidoreductase gives MSNFKHVFQPLKLGHKTLRNRIVFGAHTTNMAEEGLPGERHLGYYLERAKGGAAMIVVEPMPVHRASVLTRGNFRPGSDDVIAPFRALTEACKAEGTVMIQQLYHVGAHGDWDNSWHAHWSPSGGPSYHDNDGSHEMSAAEIEETIEAFVEAAVRCQKAGFDGVEVWAAYHCLLDQFWSPWSNRREDEWGGSLENRTRFSREIMRRIRAVCGEEFIIGLSVNDEPDVAAMPSRAETAEIVGLHDDDGNMDYVTVGAGSYLDFFKIIPSFQYGEKLTADLASAIKARVHRAMVTSEAGIRTPENADTLLGEGQADLVSIVRGQIADPWLVNKAETGRVEDIRGCLSCNQQCWGRRSRDYYISCLINPSAGHEFLWGGDRFTNAQTQKTVLVVGGGVAGCEAARVAAERGHRVILAEASDRLGGQFRLAGLQPRRGQITELIGWYERQLGQLGVEVRYNAYLDAQEIAEVGADEVLLATGSLPMGTGFQKALPHVEAMPGADLANVASPEDVMGRAARLGKRVVVLDEAGSWRGCGTAWHLAEAGHEVVLVTPDAMVARELVRSATDLPLRRALTAKGAEFVTEHAVLRWTGSVAEVVNLLTGETRELAADGLVLATGNRADGGLREDLGALGIAAQMIGDANAPRNAAAAIYEGRLAGLKV, from the coding sequence ATGAGCAATTTTAAGCATGTTTTCCAGCCCCTGAAGCTGGGTCACAAGACGCTTCGCAATCGGATCGTTTTTGGGGCGCATACGACCAATATGGCCGAGGAGGGCCTGCCGGGGGAGCGGCATCTGGGTTATTATCTTGAGCGTGCCAAGGGCGGGGCGGCGATGATCGTGGTTGAGCCGATGCCGGTGCATCGCGCATCGGTGCTGACACGGGGCAATTTTCGCCCGGGCAGCGATGATGTGATCGCACCGTTTCGTGCGCTGACCGAGGCGTGCAAGGCCGAGGGCACGGTGATGATCCAGCAGCTTTACCATGTCGGCGCGCATGGTGATTGGGACAACTCATGGCACGCGCATTGGTCGCCTTCGGGTGGCCCGAGCTATCACGACAATGATGGCAGCCACGAGATGAGTGCCGCCGAGATTGAGGAGACGATTGAGGCGTTCGTTGAGGCGGCGGTGCGCTGTCAGAAAGCCGGGTTTGACGGGGTTGAGGTTTGGGCGGCTTATCATTGTCTGCTCGATCAGTTCTGGTCGCCTTGGTCGAACAGGCGGGAGGATGAATGGGGTGGGTCGCTGGAAAACCGGACGCGGTTTTCACGAGAGATTATGCGACGTATTCGGGCGGTTTGTGGTGAGGAGTTCATCATCGGGCTAAGCGTGAATGACGAGCCGGATGTCGCGGCGATGCCGAGTCGCGCCGAGACTGCCGAGATTGTCGGGCTGCATGATGACGATGGAAATATGGATTATGTGACTGTCGGGGCGGGCAGCTATCTCGATTTTTTCAAGATCATTCCAAGCTTTCAATATGGTGAGAAGCTGACGGCTGATCTGGCCAGTGCGATCAAGGCGCGGGTACATCGTGCGATGGTCACGTCAGAAGCCGGGATTCGCACGCCAGAGAATGCCGATACGTTGCTTGGGGAAGGGCAGGCCGATCTGGTCAGTATCGTGCGCGGGCAGATTGCTGACCCATGGTTGGTGAACAAGGCCGAAACCGGACGGGTCGAGGATATTCGCGGCTGTCTGTCGTGCAATCAGCAATGCTGGGGGCGGCGGAGCAGGGATTATTACATTTCGTGTCTGATCAACCCGTCTGCGGGGCATGAATTTCTGTGGGGTGGGGACCGGTTCACCAATGCCCAGACGCAGAAAACGGTGTTGGTGGTCGGCGGTGGCGTGGCGGGATGCGAGGCCGCGCGTGTGGCGGCAGAGCGTGGGCATCGGGTGATCCTGGCCGAGGCGAGCGATCGGCTTGGCGGGCAGTTTCGTTTGGCGGGGTTACAGCCACGGCGCGGGCAGATTACCGAGCTGATTGGCTGGTATGAACGGCAGTTGGGGCAGCTGGGGGTTGAGGTGCGATACAACGCCTATCTTGACGCGCAGGAGATTGCCGAGGTCGGTGCGGATGAGGTTTTGCTGGCGACGGGGTCTTTGCCGATGGGCACCGGGTTTCAAAAGGCGCTGCCGCATGTCGAGGCGATGCCGGGGGCCGATCTGGCCAATGTGGCGTCGCCCGAGGATGTGATGGGCCGTGCGGCGCGGCTTGGCAAACGGGTGGTCGTTTTGGATGAAGCCGGGAGCTGGCGTGGCTGTGGTACGGCCTGGCATCTGGCAGAGGCGGGCCATGAGGTGGTGTTGGTGACTCCTGATGCGATGGTGGCGCGCGAGTTGGTGCGTTCGGCCACCGATCTGCCGCTGCGGCGGGCGCTCACTGCGAAGGGGGCGGAGTTTGTTACCGAACATGCGGTGTTGCGTTGGACCGGGTCTGTGGCGGAGGTTGTGAACCTGTTGACCGGGGAGACGCGTGAGTTGGCCGCAGATGGGCTGGTTCTGGCCACCGGGAACCGGGCAGACGGCGGGTTGAGGGAGGATTTGGGCGCGCTGGGCATTGCGGCGCAGATGATTGGGGACGCCAACGCCCCACGTAACGCGGCGGCGGCGATCTATGAGGGGCGTCTGGCGGGGTTGAAGGTTTAA
- a CDS encoding GMC family oxidoreductase N-terminal domain-containing protein has product MQYDFIVVGGGSSGATIASRLSEDPRVSVCLLEAGGGGNGILVRAPAGVVAMMPGRPIKINNWAFDTVPQPGLNGRKGYQPRGNALGGSSAINAMLYIRGQKEDYDTWAAQGAEGWGWDDVLPYFKKAENNVRGGDEFHGDSGPLQVSDQKAPRPISNAFVEANTQVQIPRTADFNKGDNEGAGLFQTTIFHSKEKNGERCSAAAAYLLPVMDKRANLTVITTARATRILFEGKRAVGVAYRQGKQDKEVRANKEVILCGGAFNSPHLLQLSGVGRPQDITPHGIDMVHELPGVGQNLQDHLDFILSYKTKDTDNLGLGLRASVKLLREIFKWRKDGNSMIASSMAEAGSFFKSDPSIDRPDLQTHFVISIVDDHARKLHLGHGYSCHVCILRPYSRGQVFLQSADPLAAPGIDPKFLSDERDLQTMIRGAKLTRQIMEAPAMVKYKHKELYGVNDNTTDAEWEQHIRNRADTVYHPVGTCKMGLDDLAVVDPRLKVHGLTGLRVADASVMPNLISGNTNGPTIMIAEKCADMIKADHAI; this is encoded by the coding sequence ATGCAGTATGACTTCATCGTTGTAGGGGGCGGTTCTTCCGGGGCGACAATTGCATCGCGGTTGTCCGAAGATCCCAGGGTAAGCGTCTGCCTGCTCGAGGCCGGCGGGGGTGGCAACGGCATTCTGGTGCGCGCACCCGCTGGCGTTGTTGCGATGATGCCCGGCCGACCGATCAAGATTAACAACTGGGCGTTTGATACTGTGCCCCAGCCGGGTCTGAACGGGCGCAAGGGCTATCAGCCGCGCGGCAACGCTCTGGGCGGCTCAAGCGCAATCAACGCGATGCTCTATATACGCGGCCAGAAAGAAGACTACGACACATGGGCCGCACAAGGCGCAGAAGGCTGGGGTTGGGATGATGTTCTGCCCTATTTCAAAAAGGCCGAAAACAACGTGCGCGGCGGCGATGAATTCCACGGCGACAGCGGCCCCTTGCAGGTTTCCGATCAAAAGGCACCGCGCCCGATATCCAACGCCTTTGTCGAGGCCAATACCCAAGTGCAAATCCCCCGCACGGCCGATTTCAACAAGGGCGACAACGAAGGTGCCGGGCTGTTCCAGACTACCATCTTTCACTCAAAGGAAAAGAATGGCGAAAGATGCTCGGCTGCTGCGGCCTACCTGTTGCCGGTCATGGACAAACGCGCGAACCTGACAGTTATTACCACGGCACGCGCGACCAGGATTCTGTTTGAGGGCAAACGCGCCGTTGGTGTCGCCTATCGCCAAGGCAAACAGGACAAGGAAGTACGCGCAAACAAGGAAGTGATCCTGTGCGGCGGGGCCTTCAACTCGCCACATCTTTTGCAACTCTCTGGCGTTGGGCGACCACAGGACATCACCCCGCATGGTATCGACATGGTTCATGAATTGCCGGGTGTTGGGCAGAACCTGCAAGATCACCTCGACTTCATTCTCTCATACAAGACCAAGGATACCGACAATCTGGGGCTGGGACTGCGCGCAAGTGTAAAACTGCTGCGCGAGATTTTTAAATGGCGCAAGGACGGCAATTCAATGATCGCCTCGTCGATGGCCGAGGCCGGCAGCTTCTTCAAGTCTGACCCATCCATCGACCGCCCCGATCTGCAAACGCATTTCGTGATCTCGATCGTGGACGATCATGCACGCAAGCTGCATCTGGGCCATGGCTATTCCTGCCATGTCTGCATCCTGCGCCCTTATTCGCGCGGCCAGGTATTCCTGCAAAGCGCTGATCCGCTGGCGGCACCAGGGATAGACCCGAAGTTCCTGAGCGATGAGCGTGATCTGCAAACCATGATCCGGGGCGCCAAGCTGACCCGCCAGATCATGGAGGCCCCTGCCATGGTCAAATACAAGCACAAGGAACTCTATGGCGTGAACGACAACACCACGGATGCCGAATGGGAACAGCACATTCGCAACCGTGCCGATACCGTCTATCACCCGGTCGGCACATGCAAAATGGGCCTAGATGATTTGGCCGTTGTCGACCCCCGGCTCAAGGTTCACGGCCTTACGGGGCTTCGCGTGGCCGACGCCTCTGTCATGCCAAACCTGATAAGCGGCAACACCAACGGGCCGACCATCATGATTGCAGAGAAATGCGCCGATATGATCAAGGCTGATCACGCAATCTGA